The genomic stretch AGCGACCGCTCTTGGAGCTCGTCCACCACGAGGTCCGTGTAGACGCGCTTCGCCAGGTCCGAGCGGGCGATGAGCTCATTGAGCCAGTCGACAAGCAGGGCCTCGGTGTCCGCCGCCACGAGCGCGACGTGCTCCACCGCCGATGCTGGCGAGGGCTGCGGCAACGGTGCCTCTCCGAGCATGAGCTCCGCGAGCGCATACCCGGCCTCCTCGAAGAGCTCCGGGAGTCCCGTGCCTGAGATGCGGAGTTG from Myxococcus xanthus encodes the following:
- a CDS encoding archease; its protein translation is MESGTHQFEPHVSEVQLRISGTGLPELFEEAGYALAELMLGEAPLPQPSPASAVEHVALVAADTEALLVDWLNELIARSDLAKRVYTDLVVDELQERSLRAHIRGVSPPVLKTAVKAATFHGLELHEHDDGFTATVVLDV